From Bacteroidia bacterium:
TTTTTCTTCTCGAAGTTGGCGCACAAATTCCCTAACAACGTTATGGGTTTCCATTTGAGTTGCATCGTAAAGGATGCCAATGTTTTTGGCATCCGCCAAGTTGGAAACTTTAATTGGCCGGGTTGGGACTTGTTCCTGCCTTAGCAGGTAAAACCCGATTTTTCTTTTTATGTTTTCGATAAATTCCAAAGGCAGAGGGTAGGGTAGTGGACTTAAGCAAATTTGCGACCGAATTCGCGCATAACATCAACCAAAACTTGAACACTTTCGAGTGGCAAGGCATTGTACATAGAAGCTCTGTACCCTCCTACACTGCGGTGACCTTTTAATCCACTGATATTGGCTTCTTTCAAAAGTTTTGAAAATTCTGCATCCAGTGATTCATTCTTAAGCAAAAAGGTTGCATTCATCCAGGAGCGGTCTTCTTTAGCAGCCGTGCCAATGAAGGCCGGGTTAGCATCCAATTCCTGGTAAAACAACGATTGCTTTTTATTGTTTATTTCTTCAATCCAGGCCACACCACCATTGTCTTTTAGCCATTGCAGAGTAAGCATGGAAACATATACTGCATAAACAGATGGAGTATTGTACATGCTTTCGCCGTCGATGTGTACCTTGTAATCGAGCATAGATGGGATAGTTCTTCCTGTTTTACCAAGTAATTCATCTTTAACTATGACCATGGTTGTTCCTGCTGGACCCATGTTTTTTTGGGCTCCGGCGTAAATCAGGTCAAATTTCGAAGCATCGAATTGGCGGGAAAAAATGTCGGAAGACATATCGCATACCAAAGGAACTTTTGTTTCGGGAAATTGACGGAATTGAGTTCCGTAAATAGTATTATTGCTCGTGAAATGGAAATAGTCTACATCGGTTGGAATGGTAAAGCCTTTGGGGATGTAGGAGAAGTTCTTGTCTTTTGAAGA
This genomic window contains:
- the serC gene encoding 3-phosphoserine/phosphohydroxythreonine transaminase, with protein sequence MSKPHNFSAGPGILPQVVLEQAASAILNYHQSGLSILEVSHRGKDFVADMEKAQQLVKDLLNLPSGYSVLYLQGGASLQFLMVPYNLMKLGGKAAYANTGVWASKAIKEAKLLGEVVEVASSKDKNFSYIPKGFTIPTDVDYFHFTSNNTIYGTQFRQFPETKVPLVCDMSSDIFSRQFDASKFDLIYAGAQKNMGPAGTTMVIVKDELLGKTGRTIPSMLDYKVHIDGESMYNTPSVYAVYVSMLTLQWLKDNGGVAWIEEINNKKQSLFYQELDANPAFIGTAAKEDRSWMNATFLLKNESLDAEFSKLLKEANISGLKGHRSVGGYRASMYNALPLESVQVLVDVMREFGRKFA